In a single window of the Flavobacterium sp. W4I14 genome:
- a CDS encoding large subunit ribosomal protein L19 (product_source=KO:K02884; cog=COG0335; ko=KO:K02884; pfam=PF01245; superfamily=50104; tigrfam=TIGR01024), which yields MDLVKFVEEQAIAKKDFPAFKSGDTVSVHYKIREGNKERIQIYQGVVIQRNSAGANETFTVRKMSNGVGVERIFPFSSPNIEKVEVNSYGKVRRAKLFYLRALTGKAARIKSLRK from the coding sequence ATGGATTTAGTAAAATTTGTTGAAGAGCAGGCCATCGCGAAAAAAGATTTTCCTGCGTTCAAGTCTGGCGATACAGTGAGCGTACACTATAAAATTCGCGAAGGTAATAAGGAACGTATCCAAATTTACCAAGGTGTTGTAATACAACGTAACAGTGCTGGTGCTAACGAAACTTTCACAGTTCGTAAAATGAGCAACGGTGTTGGTGTTGAGCGTATTTTCCCTTTTAGTTCTCCAAACATTGAGAAAGTAGAAGTGAATAGCTATGGTAAAGTTCGTAGAGCGAAATTGTTCTATTTACGTGCTTTAACTGGTAAAGCTGCTCGTATCAAATCTTTGAGAAAATAA
- a CDS encoding hypothetical protein (product_source=Hypo-rule applied; cath_funfam=1.10.3810.10; pfam=PF00912; superfamily=50814,53955; transmembrane_helix_parts=Inside_1_12,TMhelix_13_35,Outside_36_718) gives MRIPKIKIPKKYLKIGAWVLGVFLVVCIVLGAVAYSKREALLKKMVAKAIARADKDYGLEVKIGSAGFTGLSTVKMTNISVVPNDRDTLSNIGELSVGVKLFPLIFGKVKLSEVKLNDGFVSVVLKDSTTNIDFILKRKKKDSTQTNGKANLPEIASNILNQVLYKIPDDMDVKNMVFKLNDHDTAKLTFATTATIDGGDLKSTIDVNNNESTWHVNGYVNPGSKELSFTAYADGKKLELPYLNNKLHAKISFDTLQTELKNAKYSGDDYKISGSWSVKNMLINQPRIASNDIIVQSAKLDADILVGPNFIALDSTSTAYLKNAQIHPFVKYTLGKNKIYELKLNAEEQDAQGVLDAFPQGLFESLEGLKVKGKVKYNLNFYLDTKVPDSVRFSSTLTPVDFKIVQWGKTNLQKINSPFVYTPYEYGKPMRDITIGPSNPNFTPLSSISKNFINAVLTAEDPSFFTHNGFVEESIRKSIAVNFKEKKFKRGGSTISMQLVKNVYLSRQKTLARKAEEILIVWLIEHNHLVSKQRMLEVYFNIMELGQNIYGIGEASRYYFGKQPADLTIGDGLFLASIVPKPKASMYKFMADGSLKPYMFNYFRFMGNIMARRGLVASDTSGYGFYNVRLREGLRQYLAPDTAVIDTTAFDDDGDGLPVVIVHDKNKSFFERLFGGGSKKDTTSKQITTPADTTKTKKQLRQERREERRRQKELEKTQ, from the coding sequence ATGCGAATACCAAAAATTAAGATCCCCAAAAAATATTTAAAAATCGGAGCCTGGGTTTTAGGTGTTTTTTTAGTTGTTTGTATTGTATTGGGTGCGGTAGCCTATAGCAAAAGAGAAGCACTTCTTAAAAAAATGGTGGCCAAAGCAATTGCCAGGGCCGACAAGGATTATGGTTTGGAGGTAAAAATAGGATCGGCCGGTTTTACAGGGCTTAGCACCGTAAAAATGACCAATATTTCTGTTGTTCCTAATGATAGGGATACGCTTTCTAATATTGGCGAACTCAGTGTTGGTGTAAAACTTTTCCCGCTCATTTTTGGCAAAGTAAAACTCTCAGAAGTAAAACTGAACGATGGTTTTGTAAGTGTTGTACTTAAAGATTCGACCACAAATATCGATTTCATCTTAAAGCGCAAGAAAAAGGACAGCACCCAAACCAATGGAAAAGCGAACTTACCAGAAATAGCCAGTAATATCTTAAATCAGGTCTTATACAAAATCCCTGATGATATGGATGTGAAAAACATGGTTTTTAAATTAAATGATCACGATACGGCCAAATTGACTTTTGCAACCACGGCTACAATTGATGGCGGCGATTTAAAATCAACCATTGATGTAAACAATAACGAATCTACCTGGCATGTAAACGGTTATGTAAACCCAGGCAGCAAAGAGTTGAGCTTTACTGCTTATGCCGATGGAAAAAAACTGGAATTACCTTACCTAAACAATAAGCTACACGCAAAAATCAGTTTTGATACCTTACAAACCGAACTTAAAAATGCAAAATACAGTGGCGACGATTATAAAATTTCTGGCTCGTGGTCGGTAAAAAACATGCTAATTAATCAGCCCCGCATTGCTTCGAACGATATCATTGTGCAAAGCGCAAAACTGGATGCCGATATTTTAGTTGGCCCTAATTTCATCGCCTTAGACAGCACTTCAACAGCCTACCTAAAAAATGCACAGATCCACCCTTTTGTTAAATATACTTTAGGAAAGAACAAAATATATGAGTTAAAGTTAAATGCCGAAGAACAGGATGCACAAGGGGTTTTAGATGCTTTTCCACAGGGCTTGTTCGAATCGCTGGAAGGATTAAAAGTAAAGGGCAAGGTGAAGTATAATCTAAATTTTTATTTAGACACTAAAGTACCAGACAGTGTCCGTTTTAGTTCTACATTAACACCAGTTGATTTCAAAATTGTACAATGGGGCAAAACCAATCTGCAAAAAATAAACAGCCCGTTTGTTTATACACCTTATGAGTATGGCAAACCGATGCGTGATATTACCATAGGCCCATCAAACCCAAATTTTACACCTTTATCGTCAATATCGAAAAATTTTATCAATGCAGTTTTAACAGCAGAAGATCCATCATTTTTTACCCACAACGGCTTTGTTGAAGAATCGATCCGTAAATCAATCGCCGTAAACTTTAAAGAAAAGAAATTTAAACGCGGTGGCAGTACCATCAGTATGCAGCTGGTTAAAAATGTTTATTTAAGCCGTCAAAAAACCTTGGCCCGTAAAGCCGAGGAGATATTAATTGTTTGGCTTATTGAGCACAATCACCTGGTAAGCAAACAACGGATGCTCGAAGTGTATTTCAACATTATGGAACTAGGCCAGAATATTTATGGAATAGGCGAGGCTTCGCGTTATTATTTTGGAAAACAACCTGCTGATTTAACCATCGGTGATGGATTATTCCTGGCGAGTATTGTTCCTAAACCAAAAGCATCGATGTATAAATTCATGGCTGATGGTAGTTTAAAACCTTACATGTTCAACTATTTTAGGTTTATGGGAAATATTATGGCAAGAAGAGGTTTAGTGGCGAGCGATACTTCTGGTTATGGTTTCTATAATGTACGCTTAAGAGAAGGTTTACGCCAATATTTGGCACCTGATACGGCTGTTATTGATACTACAGCATTTGATGATGACGGAGATGGCTTACCGGTTGTAATTGTACACGATAAAAACAAAAGTTTCTTCGAACGCCTTTTTGGTGGCGGATCTAAAAAAGACACCACAAGCAAACAGATAACCACGCCAGCCGATACCACTAAAACAAAAAAACAATTGAGGCAGGAGCGTAGGGAAGAACGAAGACGACAAAAGGAATTGGAAAAAACTCAGTAG
- a CDS encoding hypoxanthine phosphoribosyltransferase (product_source=KO:K00760; cath_funfam=3.40.50.2020; cog=COG0634; ko=KO:K00760; pfam=PF00156; superfamily=53271; tigrfam=TIGR01203) codes for MHKIKVEDKEFEIFLENDTLNKRIRLLGIQINVDYEGKCPLFIGVLNGSFLFMADLIKEINVPCEVAFMRVASYEGTASSGNVKELIGLPDKIEGRDIIIVEDIVDTGLTLTHILKTIKEKNPASIKVASLLLKPSALKYEIEELEYVGFEIPNEFVVGYGLDYNGLGRNLTDIYRATEA; via the coding sequence ATGCACAAAATAAAAGTAGAGGATAAAGAATTCGAGATATTTTTAGAGAACGATACCTTAAACAAACGGATCCGTTTACTGGGCATCCAGATCAATGTTGATTATGAGGGTAAATGCCCGCTATTTATTGGTGTATTAAATGGTAGTTTTTTGTTTATGGCCGATCTAATCAAAGAAATAAACGTACCCTGCGAAGTTGCTTTTATGCGTGTGGCCTCATACGAAGGAACAGCTAGTTCGGGAAATGTAAAAGAATTGATCGGACTGCCTGACAAGATCGAAGGCAGAGATATTATCATTGTGGAAGATATTGTTGATACAGGCTTAACCTTAACGCATATTTTAAAAACGATCAAAGAAAAAAATCCTGCTTCAATTAAAGTAGCTTCTCTTTTGCTTAAACCAAGTGCTTTAAAATATGAAATTGAAGAATTGGAATACGTTGGTTTTGAAATACCTAACGAATTTGTTGTGGGTTACGGATTAGATTATAATGGCCTTGGCAGAAACCTGACTGATATTTACAGAGCAACCGAGGCATAA
- a CDS encoding hypothetical protein (product_source=Hypo-rule applied; cath_funfam=3.80.10.10; smart=SM00368; superfamily=52047) — translation MKLKGAEKQFWWHFGQITEAKNIPTELPGFASIDSLVDDEYLAMLLAKVSVMGSIYLKETRVTDEGVKLISNVKQLKDLTLMKHENITKACLPYLNKLTDLEYLDIWSTKIRLEDITVLKDLKNLKELHISPHDVGVEESWDTILEKIIKAEETLPNCIIHT, via the coding sequence ATGAAACTCAAAGGCGCAGAAAAACAATTCTGGTGGCATTTTGGACAGATTACCGAAGCTAAAAACATCCCTACAGAACTGCCTGGTTTTGCCAGCATTGATTCTTTGGTTGATGATGAGTATTTAGCCATGCTTTTGGCAAAAGTCTCGGTTATGGGCAGTATTTATTTGAAAGAAACGAGGGTGACCGATGAGGGGGTTAAATTGATCAGCAATGTTAAGCAGCTTAAAGATTTAACGCTTATGAAGCATGAAAATATTACTAAAGCGTGTTTGCCTTATCTGAACAAACTGACCGATCTGGAATACCTCGATATCTGGAGTACTAAAATCCGCTTAGAGGATATAACGGTTTTAAAAGATTTAAAAAACCTTAAAGAACTGCATATATCGCCTCACGACGTGGGGGTGGAAGAAAGTTGGGACACCATTTTAGAAAAGATAATAAAAGCGGAAGAAACCTTGCCTAATTGTATTATTCATACTTGA
- a CDS encoding MscS family membrane protein (product_source=KO:K16052; cath_funfam=2.30.30.60,3.30.70.100; cog=COG0668; ko=KO:K16052; pfam=PF00924; superfamily=50182,82689,82861; transmembrane_helix_parts=Outside_1_9,TMhelix_10_32,Inside_33_58,TMhelix_59_81,Outside_82_116,TMhelix_117_134,Inside_135_166,TMhelix_167_189,Outside_190_391): MLDSAFFDQVFWGNTVKAYFLFGGILFLGLVFKNIVSKLLSRLLFKLFRNFSNQSHNDAFVALLVKPIEVFILLTTLYLSINQLKHPLEVAVFHYSKLIGKVKELIPVTIGDCIDRIFLFGIILSIFWIILRIIDFISHVLLYKASLTDNKSDDQLVPFLKELFKTIVIFIGFFTLLGFVFEVNVLTLITGLGIGGIAIALAAKESLENLIGSFTIFLDKPFTVGDLVKVDGVEGTVEKVGFRSTRIRTSEKTMATIPNRGMIDGVLENLSLRNSRKVSFIIGLTYETNSESLRKIITEIESYINNHQGTSDDGNASFKSFGDSGLNVEVNYFVTVLDYAEFLKIRQEINLEIMDIVIRNKSDFAYPTQRLISDRPAPAGNSDEVGNDAMD; the protein is encoded by the coding sequence ATGTTAGATTCTGCTTTTTTCGACCAAGTGTTTTGGGGCAATACCGTAAAAGCCTATTTCCTTTTCGGAGGCATACTTTTTTTAGGCTTAGTTTTTAAAAACATTGTTTCTAAGCTGTTAAGCAGGTTGCTGTTTAAGCTTTTCAGAAACTTTTCAAATCAATCGCATAACGATGCTTTTGTTGCCTTATTGGTAAAACCCATTGAGGTTTTTATTCTGTTAACAACACTTTATCTATCCATCAACCAGTTAAAACACCCGCTGGAGGTAGCTGTATTCCATTACAGCAAATTAATTGGTAAGGTTAAAGAGTTAATACCTGTAACAATCGGCGATTGTATTGACCGGATATTTTTATTTGGGATCATTCTATCTATTTTTTGGATTATATTAAGGATAATCGACTTCATTAGCCATGTGCTTCTTTATAAAGCCTCACTTACCGATAACAAGTCAGATGATCAATTGGTTCCTTTCTTGAAGGAGCTGTTTAAAACGATCGTAATCTTTATCGGTTTTTTCACTCTGCTGGGTTTTGTTTTCGAGGTTAATGTATTAACGCTGATTACAGGATTGGGTATCGGTGGTATTGCCATTGCTTTGGCGGCTAAAGAGAGCTTAGAAAACTTAATAGGTTCATTCACTATTTTTTTAGATAAACCTTTTACTGTTGGCGATCTGGTAAAGGTTGACGGTGTGGAAGGAACGGTTGAAAAGGTAGGTTTCAGGAGTACGAGGATCAGAACTTCTGAAAAAACGATGGCTACCATACCTAATAGGGGTATGATTGATGGTGTTTTAGAAAACCTTTCGCTCCGGAATTCGCGTAAGGTTTCTTTTATTATCGGGCTTACTTACGAAACCAATTCGGAATCACTTAGAAAAATTATTACCGAGATAGAAAGTTACATCAATAATCATCAAGGTACCAGTGATGATGGAAATGCTTCCTTTAAGAGCTTTGGCGATTCGGGTTTAAATGTAGAGGTTAACTATTTTGTAACCGTATTAGATTATGCCGAATTCCTTAAAATCAGACAAGAGATCAACCTTGAAATTATGGATATCGTTATCCGTAATAAGTCGGATTTTGCCTACCCTACACAACGCTTAATCAGCGACAGGCCAGCTCCGGCAGGTAATAGTGACGAGGTAGGTAATGATGCTATGGATTAA
- a CDS encoding hypothetical protein (product_source=Hypo-rule applied; cleavage_site_network=SignalP-noTM), with protein sequence MDMKKLTVLFFLLYGSFAFSQETYENKKLALINDVFYKSTRQNINSFMRDKGFEKGDVEEGEGDVKEILAFDSKFDMMEVSYAKNDKISTIVCIFSGAINVAFIDMELKKKGYTAKMVKQSIDGQPVNKNIWSKSGTKYNFVTYADEKEKIGVLGYGVY encoded by the coding sequence ATGGACATGAAAAAATTAACAGTATTATTTTTTTTGCTTTATGGATCTTTCGCCTTTAGCCAGGAGACTTACGAGAACAAGAAATTAGCGCTTATTAACGATGTTTTTTATAAAAGCACCCGGCAAAACATTAACTCCTTTATGAGGGATAAAGGTTTTGAAAAAGGGGATGTTGAAGAAGGAGAAGGCGATGTTAAAGAAATATTGGCCTTCGATTCCAAATTCGATATGATGGAGGTGTCTTACGCGAAAAATGATAAAATTTCGACTATAGTTTGCATTTTTTCAGGCGCAATTAATGTGGCATTTATCGACATGGAGCTAAAGAAGAAAGGATATACAGCTAAAATGGTTAAACAATCTATAGATGGACAGCCGGTTAATAAAAATATCTGGAGCAAATCTGGAACGAAGTACAATTTTGTTACTTATGCTGATGAGAAAGAAAAAATAGGCGTTTTAGGTTATGGCGTGTACTAG
- a CDS encoding hypothetical protein (product_source=Hypo-rule applied; cleavage_site_network=SignalP-noTM; superfamily=49464) has protein sequence MRYCVALICLIFSVTTFAQQKPAQDKLIQFSGIITDIDSSNVIPYVTITNLSAKSKRVGADYRGYFTFIVNPGDTILFTAIGYKKFSTVIPESTPDSKYTIMVKLKANVIDLPSVRVFPWATTEEFTREFLSMKLADDDMAIAKKNLSRSSIDGLIQTLPRDGQEIGSQNYRYNFDRMINKNMVQTNPLLNPFAWGKLMQQIFDGDKSRTN, from the coding sequence ATGAGATATTGTGTTGCCCTAATTTGCCTTATTTTTTCTGTAACCACTTTTGCACAACAAAAGCCGGCACAGGATAAACTCATCCAATTTTCTGGGATTATTACCGATATCGATAGCTCAAACGTGATTCCTTATGTTACCATCACCAATCTTTCTGCGAAGAGTAAAAGGGTTGGTGCTGATTATAGGGGGTATTTTACCTTCATTGTAAATCCTGGCGATACCATCTTGTTCACGGCCATTGGCTATAAGAAATTTTCTACGGTAATTCCAGAAAGCACACCGGACAGCAAGTACACCATTATGGTTAAACTGAAAGCCAATGTGATCGATTTACCGTCGGTGCGTGTTTTTCCATGGGCAACGACAGAAGAATTTACCCGCGAGTTTTTATCAATGAAACTGGCGGATGATGATATGGCCATAGCCAAAAAGAACCTCTCACGCTCCTCAATTGATGGTTTAATCCAAACTTTACCGCGTGACGGACAGGAAATTGGAAGTCAGAATTACCGGTATAATTTTGATAGGATGATTAATAAGAATATGGTGCAAACCAATCCTCTACTTAATCCTTTCGCCTGGGGCAAGCTGATGCAGCAGATTTTTGATGGCGATAAGAGTAGGAC
- a CDS encoding phosphatidylserine decarboxylase (product_source=KO:K01613; cath_funfam=2.40.50.100; cog=COG0688; ko=KO:K01613; pfam=PF02666; superfamily=63380; tigrfam=TIGR00164; transmembrane_helix_parts=Outside_1_5,TMhelix_6_25,Inside_26_31,TMhelix_32_54,Outside_55_219) produces MTIHKEGYTTIALSILFIFVINAVVDYKYHDITWLRWFIYIFSAALFIIVLQFFRNPSRSFSSGENLVICPADGKVVVIEETEEGEYFKDKRLQVSIFMSPINVHINRNPISGVVKFFKYHPGKYLAAWNPKSSTENERTTTVVEHKNGTPVLFRQIAGALARRIVWYVKEGDQVVQAEQFGFIKFGSRVDVFLPIGTKVNVELNQVVKGGITTLATLS; encoded by the coding sequence ATGACCATACATAAAGAAGGCTACACTACCATTGCCTTAAGCATATTGTTTATCTTCGTAATCAACGCAGTAGTCGATTATAAATACCATGACATAACCTGGTTGCGCTGGTTCATTTATATCTTTTCAGCTGCATTATTTATTATTGTACTACAGTTTTTCCGCAACCCGAGCCGCAGCTTTTCTTCGGGCGAAAACCTGGTTATTTGCCCGGCAGATGGCAAAGTAGTCGTAATCGAAGAAACAGAAGAAGGAGAATATTTTAAAGATAAACGTTTACAGGTTTCGATTTTTATGTCGCCAATAAATGTTCACATTAACCGTAATCCAATTTCTGGAGTAGTAAAGTTCTTCAAATATCACCCGGGCAAATACCTTGCTGCGTGGAATCCAAAATCATCAACAGAGAATGAACGTACTACAACAGTTGTAGAACATAAAAATGGTACCCCTGTATTGTTCCGTCAAATTGCAGGTGCTTTAGCCCGCAGAATTGTATGGTATGTTAAAGAAGGCGATCAGGTAGTACAGGCTGAGCAATTTGGTTTCATTAAATTCGGCTCAAGGGTTGATGTGTTTTTACCCATAGGCACAAAAGTGAACGTAGAACTTAACCAGGTTGTAAAGGGTGGCATCACTACCCTAGCTACTTTAAGCTAA
- a CDS encoding ATP-binding protein involved in chromosome partitioning (product_source=KO:K03593; cath_funfam=3.40.50.300; cog=COG0489; ko=KO:K03593; pfam=PF01883,PF10609; smart=SM00382; superfamily=52540), producing the protein MQISPQQVLDALKNVEDPDLKKDLVTLNMIKDLQITDNQVNFTLELTTPACPMKEMLKNACTNAIKHFVSPTAEVIINVTSRVTQPSNSSSLDNIKNIILVSSGKGGVGKSTVASNLAVVLAKDGAKVGLIDADIYGPSVPTMFDLVDAKPGAEETADGKTKILPIEKYGIKLLSLGFFADPGQPVPWRGPMASNAVKQLFNDTNWGELDYLIVDLPPGTGDIHITITQSFPISGAVVVTTPQQVALADTHKGLAMFRMPGINIPILGVIENMSYFTPAELPENKYYIFGKGGGTELAARFDVPFLGEIPIIQSISEAGDNGKPVALNQNPLLDVIFGDIASKIAQQISINNAQMANC; encoded by the coding sequence ATGCAGATTAGCCCGCAACAAGTTTTAGATGCGCTTAAAAATGTTGAAGATCCCGATCTTAAAAAAGATCTGGTTACTTTAAACATGATTAAAGATTTACAGATAACAGATAACCAGGTCAATTTTACATTAGAGCTTACTACACCAGCGTGTCCGATGAAGGAAATGCTGAAAAATGCCTGTACAAATGCCATCAAGCATTTTGTATCGCCAACGGCAGAGGTAATCATCAATGTAACTTCGAGGGTTACCCAGCCAAGCAATTCATCATCGTTAGATAACATCAAAAACATCATTTTGGTTTCATCTGGAAAAGGAGGGGTTGGTAAATCTACTGTAGCGAGTAATCTGGCGGTTGTATTGGCTAAGGATGGTGCCAAAGTTGGTCTTATCGATGCCGATATTTATGGGCCGTCGGTACCCACCATGTTCGATCTGGTTGATGCCAAGCCAGGTGCCGAAGAAACAGCGGATGGTAAAACCAAAATTTTACCGATCGAGAAATACGGGATCAAATTATTGTCGTTAGGTTTTTTTGCAGATCCGGGGCAGCCAGTGCCATGGCGCGGACCAATGGCATCCAATGCAGTAAAACAATTGTTTAACGATACCAACTGGGGAGAGCTGGATTATCTGATCGTAGATCTTCCACCGGGAACGGGCGATATCCACATCACCATTACGCAGAGTTTCCCAATTTCGGGAGCGGTTGTGGTTACGACACCTCAACAGGTTGCTCTGGCCGATACGCACAAAGGTTTGGCTATGTTCAGGATGCCGGGAATTAATATCCCGATTTTAGGCGTTATAGAAAACATGTCGTATTTTACACCTGCAGAATTGCCAGAGAATAAATATTATATCTTCGGAAAAGGTGGCGGTACCGAACTTGCAGCACGTTTTGATGTGCCGTTTTTAGGTGAAATTCCAATTATCCAGAGTATTTCGGAAGCTGGAGATAATGGGAAACCGGTGGCCTTAAACCAAAATCCTTTGCTTGATGTTATATTTGGAGATATTGCAAGTAAAATTGCCCAACAGATATCCATCAACAATGCACAAATGGCGAATTGCTAA
- a CDS encoding hypothetical protein (product_source=Hypo-rule applied; cath_funfam=2.60.40.1640; pfam=PF14903; superfamily=69360), with protein MKQLLTAVLSVLAIAGYAQELSPKKNESGKYGFVDKAGKEVIPFKYEKAGYSFHEGLIAVKLDGKYGFIDETGKVVIPFKYDDAIYFKDGFAQVELNGKSGYIDKKGKEITALKYDVAFDFYEGIAKVRLNEQYGFIDATGREITPLKYEDGNNFKNGYASVKLKNKWGFIDKTGKEFTKFKYDYAKDFNDGVAPVEKNKLYGAIDKNGNEIIPFKYRFIADFEGGLAKVGLNGREGFINTTGEEVIPIKYDAVGSFENGVARFRLNGRWGAMDKTGKEITR; from the coding sequence AAAAAAGAACGAAAGTGGAAAATATGGATTTGTAGACAAGGCGGGAAAAGAAGTGATCCCTTTTAAATATGAAAAGGCCGGATACAGCTTCCACGAAGGATTAATTGCGGTTAAACTAGATGGGAAATATGGATTTATAGATGAAACAGGGAAGGTAGTTATCCCATTCAAATATGATGATGCCATTTACTTTAAAGATGGTTTTGCGCAGGTTGAGTTAAATGGGAAATCGGGTTATATCGATAAAAAAGGTAAGGAAATCACCGCCCTAAAATACGATGTTGCCTTTGATTTTTATGAAGGTATCGCCAAGGTGAGGCTAAATGAGCAATATGGTTTTATTGACGCTACAGGTAGAGAAATTACGCCTTTAAAGTACGAAGATGGGAATAACTTTAAAAACGGTTATGCAAGTGTAAAACTAAAAAACAAATGGGGTTTTATCGATAAAACGGGCAAAGAATTTACAAAGTTTAAATACGACTATGCAAAAGATTTTAATGATGGGGTTGCTCCTGTTGAAAAGAATAAACTCTATGGCGCCATTGATAAAAACGGAAACGAAATCATCCCTTTCAAGTATAGGTTCATCGCTGATTTTGAGGGTGGTTTGGCTAAAGTTGGGCTTAATGGCAGAGAGGGTTTTATAAACACAACAGGTGAAGAAGTGATCCCGATTAAATACGATGCGGTTGGCAGTTTTGAAAATGGAGTAGCCAGGTTTAGATTAAACGGCAGATGGGGTGCAATGGATAAAACAGGTAAAGAAATTACACGATAA
- a CDS encoding Fe-S cluster biogenesis protein NfuA (product_source=COG0694; cath_funfam=3.30.300.130; cog=COG0694; pfam=PF01106; superfamily=117916), with the protein MNLTEQVEQALETIRPYLKADGGDVSVEEITSEGTVKLKLLGNCGSCPMSFMTMKSGIEQAIMKAVPQITSVVAVNMAEQE; encoded by the coding sequence ATGAATTTAACAGAACAAGTAGAACAGGCATTGGAAACTATCAGGCCGTATTTAAAGGCTGATGGAGGTGATGTTTCTGTTGAAGAAATTACATCTGAAGGAACGGTAAAGCTTAAGCTTTTAGGCAACTGCGGTTCTTGCCCGATGAGTTTCATGACTATGAAATCTGGTATCGAACAGGCAATTATGAAAGCTGTTCCTCAGATCACTTCGGTAGTTGCCGTTAACATGGCCGAGCAAGAATAA